A single window of Sphaerodactylus townsendi isolate TG3544 linkage group LG03, MPM_Stown_v2.3, whole genome shotgun sequence DNA harbors:
- the LOC125428685 gene encoding zinc finger protein 271-like, protein MDTAVPCVEASQDLCKGAVHKRMYKSQTARTCNECGKNFAQASNLLAHKRIHTGEKPYKCSHCGKSFTERSNRNRHQRTHLGEKPYPCVDCGKSFSFRSDLIRHGITHTGERPYKCSECGKSFSHASTLIRHENIHTGEKPYSCTDCGKSFTQSSSLLAHKRLHTGETPFICPVCGESFNWKSHLVTHKRTHTGERPYKCTKCGKSFIEKSKLNRHQRTHTEKKLYECSECGRIFSIRANLIRHEIAHRGEKLYMCFSCGKSFNQSSKLIRHERIHTGEKPYSCTDCGKSFNQSSELLRHERIHTGEKPYKCSICGKSFNRRSHLNAHKATHIGSQSCKWPDGVARCHPSSLRIAEDQPHKCLDSEEQHSPGSLLISGMNLNRQTYADGQLHEWSNNETSYTHRPFLVASLNPQERILTNDLPNKCLGHGASCNHNCLLITNVDTQEDMVAGGWSYKRLNGDGNYDNPSLVVTDVSSPQEEKVFKCSECGKTFNWRSHFIRHKRIHTGEKPYCCVDCGKSFNRRSHLVRHRRTHAGLRQYDQTEGEASVENLLPLNAESGQEGDNVNTQPEEGQSVVAHTVLHSGEVEWETNLAEVQ, encoded by the coding sequence ATGGACACTGCCGTTCCTTGTGTGGAGGCTTCCCAAGATCTATGCAAAGGCGCAGTTCACAAGCGAATGTATAAATCTCAGACTGCAAGGACATGCAATGAGTGTGGAAAAAACTTCGCCCAGGCTTCGAACCTTTTGGCACATAAAAGAATCCATACAggcgagaaaccatataaatgttcacactgtgggaaaagcttcacggAAAGGTCCAACCGTAACAGGCATCAGAGAACCCATTTGGGAGAGAAACCATATCCATGTGTGGACTGTGGGAAAAGTTTCAGCTTTAGGTCGGACCTCATTAGACATGGGATTACCCATACTGGAGAGAGACCATacaaatgttcagagtgtggaaaaagcttcagccATGCCTCAACTTTAATTAGGCATGAGAAtattcatacaggagagaaaccgtaTTCCTGTACagactgtgggaaaagcttcacccAGAGTTCATCCCTTTTAGCGCACAAAAGGCTGCACACAGGAGAAACGCCATTCATATGCCCTGTGTGTGGAGAGAGTTTCAACTGGAAATCACACCTGGTGACGCacaaaagaacccacacaggggagaggcCATACAAATGCACCAAGTGTGGGAAAAGTTTCATTGAAAAGTCCAAACTGAATAGACACCAGAGGacacatacagaaaaaaaactttacgaatgttcagagtgtgggcGAATATTTAGTATTAGAGCCAATCTCATTCGGCATGAAATAGCCCACAGGGGAGAGAAGTTGTACATGTGTTTCAGCTGTGGCAAAAGCTTCAACCAGTCCTCCAAGTTGATAAGGCATGAAAGGATTCACACTGGAGAAAAACCTTATTCCTGTACagactgtgggaaaagcttcaaccAGAGCTCCGAACTGCTTAGGCATGAGagaatccacactggagagaaaccttaCAAATGTTCCATTTGTGGGAAAAGTTTCAATCGGAGATCACACCTCAATGCACACAAAGCAACCCATATCGGAAGTCAGTCGTGCAAATGGCCAGATGGTGTAGCACGCTGTCATCCTAGTTCACTCCGTATTGCAGAGGACCAGCCTCATAAATGCTTGGACAGTGAAGAGCAGCACAGTCCTGGCTCACTCCTTATTTCTGGCATGAACCTGAACAGGCAAACATACGCAGATGGCCAGCTGCACGAATGGTCAAACAACGAAACAAGCTACACCCATCGTCCTTTCCTTGTTGCAAGTTTGAATCCACAGGAGAGGATTCTTACCAACGACTTGCCGAATAAATGCTTAGGCCATGGAGCGAGTTGTAATCACAACTGTTTGCTTATAACCAATGTGGACACTCAGGAGGACATGGTTGCAGGGGGCTGGTCGTATAAACGCCTCAATGGTGATGGAAACTATGACAATCCCTCGCTCGTTGTAACAGACGTGAGTTCCCCCCAAGAAGAGAAAGTGTTTAAATGCTCCGAGTGTGGAAAGACCTTCAACTGGAGATCTCACTTTATTCGGCacaaaagaatccacacaggtgaAAAACCGTATTGTTGTGTggactgtgggaaaagcttcaaccGGAGATCTCACCTTGTTAGACACAGGAGGACTCATGCAGGGCTGAGGCAGTATGATCAGACTGAGGGAGAAGCCTCAGTCGAGAATCTACTTCCCTTAAACGCAGAATCCGGACAGGAAGGTGATAATGTAAACACACAGCCTGAAGAAGGACAGTCTGTTGTGGCTCACACTGTATTACATTCCGGAGAAGTTGAATGGGAGACAAATCTTGCAGAAGTTCAATGA